One genomic window of Candidatus Nitrospira inopinata includes the following:
- a CDS encoding tetratricopeptide repeat protein, whose protein sequence is MPNPRIEPLKKVLAIDPHDEVAWFGLGKAHMDDGNFEEAAAALRQCVTVKPTYSAAYFALAQSLHALNRLDECRTVIATGIEVSSKNGDLMVTRNLEALKGSLPS, encoded by the coding sequence ATGCCGAATCCGAGAATAGAGCCGCTCAAGAAAGTCCTCGCCATCGATCCTCATGACGAGGTGGCGTGGTTCGGATTGGGAAAGGCCCATATGGACGACGGGAATTTTGAGGAGGCCGCCGCGGCCCTGCGGCAATGTGTGACGGTGAAACCAACTTACTCGGCCGCCTACTTTGCGCTGGCCCAATCGCTCCACGCTTTGAACCGACTCGATGAATGCCGAACCGTCATCGCGACCGGCATTGAGGTCTCCTCCAAAAACGGCGACCTCATGGTCACCAGAAACCTGGAAGCCTTGAAGGGCTCCCTGCCGTCGTGA
- a CDS encoding nucleoside deaminase, whose translation MRFVIELASINVTTGTGGPFAAAVFETRTGRLVSIGVNLVVLTSCSLAHAELVALANAQRAVGYFDLGAPGMPDHELVTSSEPCAMCFGAIPWSGVRRVLCGARAGDAEAIGFDEGPKPKRWIAALEQRGITVVRDLCRREAVAVLRQYKQRGGMIYNTHRES comes from the coding sequence ATGCGATTTGTGATCGAATTGGCCTCGATAAACGTGACGACCGGAACGGGCGGTCCATTCGCCGCGGCCGTCTTTGAAACACGGACAGGGCGGCTGGTCTCGATCGGCGTGAATCTCGTCGTCTTGACTTCCTGCTCGCTGGCTCACGCGGAACTGGTGGCCCTTGCCAACGCGCAACGGGCGGTCGGTTATTTCGACCTCGGCGCTCCCGGCATGCCGGACCATGAACTGGTCACCAGCAGCGAGCCCTGCGCCATGTGTTTCGGAGCCATTCCCTGGTCCGGCGTCCGTCGCGTGTTGTGCGGCGCCAGGGCCGGCGACGCGGAAGCGATCGGATTTGACGAAGGCCCCAAACCAAAACGATGGATCGCGGCGCTCGAGCAACGGGGCATCACGGTCGTGCGGGATCTCTGCCGAAGGGAAGCCGTCGCAGTGCTTCGGCAGTACAAGCAGCGCGGTGGGATGATCTATAACACCCACCGAGAATCCTGA